The DNA segment gtacatagggagcagtattatagtagttatattcctgtacataggggcagtattatagtagttatattcctgtacatagggggcagtattatagttgttatatgatgtacataagaggcagtattatagtagttatattcctgtacataggggcagtattatagtagttatattcctgtacatagggggcagtattatagtagttatattcttgtacatagggggcagtattatagtagttatattcctgtacgtagggggcagtattatagtagttatattcctgtacataggaggcagtattatagtagttatattcttgtacataggaggcagtattatagtagctatatccctgtacatagggggcagtattatagtagttatattcttgtacatagggggcagtattatagtagttatattcttgtacatagagggcagtattatagtagttatatacctatacatagggggcagtattatagtagttatattcctgtacataggggcagtattatagtagttatattcttgtacatagggggcagtattatagcagttatattcctgtacataggggcagtattatagtagtatattcttgtacatagagggcagtattatagtagatatatccctgtacatagggagcagtattatagtagttatattcttgtacatagagggcagtattatagtagttatatacctatacatagggggcagtaatatagtagttatattcctgtacatagggggcagtattatagtagttatattcttgtacatagggggcagtattatagtagttatatccctgtacatagggggcagtattatagtagttatattcctgtacatagggggcagtattatagtagttatattcctgtacatagggggcagtattatagtagatatattcttgtacatagggggcagtattatagtagttatattcttgtacatagggggcagtattatagtagttatattcttgtacatagggggcagtattatagtagttatattcttgtacatagggggcagtattatagtagttatatgatgtacatagggggcagtattatagttgttacatTATAGGGGGTACATAGTGAGAATTTCTGATTTTGTACTCACTCCTTCTGGCTTGTAGTTACACTGTGATAGTTCGGTCTCCTCTGATCTCAGACAAGTCGTCTCTTTCATGGTGAAGGTCTTGGTGTttggttcctcctcctcctgtagattatagattattagattattattatttatgatgcGGCTGCTCCGTGATCTCCTCTTCCTACACTTTCCCTGTATATATGACGGAGCCTCTTTCCGATGTTTCGATTTTCTTTTTACTCTAGTAAGGTTCCTATTACTTGCTGGTGACATCTCGGATCCAGAGCTGCACATCAGATGACATTtgctgctttggatgtgactggagcaggaTATGTAACCTCTTACATACGTCTCTGCCCCACATGAGTATTAGGGGATGACTCCGGGGTTATGAGAAGGCACCACCTGATGCCACTAATAAACACGAAATACACGAATGCAGGTGGTGATGGTCACAGCTTAAGTTACAATTTGTGAAAATAATCAGAAAATGGCGCCAAGGTCCTTAACAGTAAATCTAGGGGCATAAAACAGAAGTGAAGCCCCTTCAGCCCGCGGCGTCCAAGTCACAGCCGGATCCACCAGCGCAAACCTCCCGGCTGAGGGGCGATGACCGCGGAGTAACGACCTACCCGGGATCATCCACTGGGAAAGCGGAAATATAGAAAATAACGGAATGAATGAAATCGCCGCCTTTTCTTCCGTCTCGCTATCATTATCTGCTGCCAAGGACGCAACAATGAAAAAAAGGAGTCTGCAAACCTACAAGTACCTACCAGCAGAGAACCCACCCCTGTACAcacagaactactactactatcatcCCTCCCATACTCACACAAGTCACAACTAATACACAAAACAAACTGATTCGCCGGGAGGGAGGGGCGGGACCATTCCTAATCTGCCCCTCCTTAGACTATGTAACCCATAACAAGCTCCACCCACCAAAACCCCCCTATCAGGCTGCCCTTTGTCATCCGCCCCCATTTCTAGCCCCTCCCATCCCTGGTGGTCATGGTCGCACTCCGCCTAGCTTTCAGCCCCGCCCTGTGCTCAGATTACAGACGTTATATGAAATGCATTCTGGGTAAGTGGTCATGTTGTGTGCATTACCTCCAGCAGAGCAGGGGGTCTGGGGTCCAGGGCTTTGTATAAGTATGTGACCCCTTCCCTCTGGTTGTACAGGTGGATGACATCTTCTATGGATCTTCCATGGTGGAGCTGAGTCTCTGCGACATCAGAGAGACATCCGTGTAATGTGACAGCAGAGACGAGCAGCAGAGACAGTCCCCACATCCTGGATAGAGTCTCCTCTCTGCGCTCCGCACTTTTATAGAGCGGCCACTTCCGTATTTCCTGGGATGATAACTACTTTCTTTGGAAAATGAGCTGCTGTTTGATCCTGCGTGACTCATTTCCAGGACTGTTCCAAATTACGTGTTCTCCTGTAGAATGCAGAACAAATGCCGAAATATCAACGACTGCAGGAGCCTTCAGATTGTCCTataccccacatcatcacaccagcagggggcagtgtgtcctcctatcactaccaagggtgactgtcctattctattgcccccacatcatcacaccagcagagggcagtgtgtcctcctatcactaacaAGGGTGACGGTCCTATTCTattgcccccacatcatcacaccagcagagggcagtgtgtcctcctatcactaacaAGGGTGACGGTCCTATTCTattgcccccacatcatcacaccagcagggggcagtgtgtcctcctataacTACCAAGGGTGACTGTCCTATTCTattgcccccacatcatcacaccagcagggggcagtgtgtcctcctatcactactaggggtgactgtcctataccatggcccccacatcatcacaccagcagggggcagtgtgtcctcctatcactaccaagggtgactgtcctattctattgcccccacatcatcacaccagcagggggcagtgtgtcctcctatcactcctaggggtgactgtcctattctattgcccccacatcatcacaccagcagggggcagtgtcctcctatcactgctaggggtgactgtcctataccatggcccccttcatcatcacaccagcagggggcagtgtgtcctcctatcactactagaggtGACTATCCTGTACCATGGCCCcagatcatcacaccagcagggggcagtgtcctctatcactgctaggggtgactgtcctataccatggccccacatcatcacaccagcagggggcagtgtgtcctcctatcactactaggggtgactgtcccatatcatggccccacatcatcacaccagcagggggcagtgtgtcctcctatcactaccaaGGGTGATGGTCCTATTCTattgcccccacatcatcacaccagcagggggcagtgtgtcctcctatcactactaggggtgactgtcctataccatggccccacatcatcacaccagcagggggcagtgtgtcctcctatcactaccaaGGGTGATGGTCCTATTCTattgcccccacatcatcacaccagcagggggcagtgtgtcctcctatcactactaggggtgactgtcctataccatggcccccacatcatcacaccagcagggggcagtgtgtcctcctatcactactaggggtgactgtcctatacaatGGCCCCCACatgatcacaccagcagggggcagtgtcctcctatcactgctaggggtgactctCCTACaacatggtccccacatcatcacaccagcagggggcagtgtgtcctcctatcactactaggggtgactgtcctataccatggccccacatcatcacaccagcagggggcagtgtgtcctcctatcactactaggggtgactgtcctataccatggccccacatcatcacaccagcagggggcagtgtgtcctcctatcactactaggggtgactgtcctataccatggccccccacatcatcacaccagcagggggcagtgtgtcctcctatcactactaggggtgactgtcctattcttttttttttttaaactgtttattgaaaaatatatacaattgtaCAGATTATTACAATGAGACCGTATAGATATCAACAtattgtgtacatatatacaatcaaGCATAGTATGCAGTTTACATAAAAGTAATTTATACAGTCACATCCTCGCGCTGGTCTGCCGTGACTAATAGACAAGAAAACATGAATCTGTACCGAGCAATAGTTCTCAATATTCTCAATAAAACATAACCAATAAATTAACCAAGTTAACCTAACATGCcttctgtgtttatttccttTTTGTGTGTATTGGTCTGGTGGGTGTgagcattttttattttgcccaaTTTGCATTTAGTATATCCCTCCAGGTCTCATCAATATCCATTCTTGGACCATCCATTCTATCTCAGGTTTTGTCTCATTTCAGATACCGAGTAGGCTGTCAGAGAGGAGTCACACCAAGCACCCCAAACTTTATTAAATTTCTCCGGGCGTCCCCTGTTTTtatatactattttattgtatggaATAACTTGATTGACCAATTTCTTCCACTGCGAGCAAGAGGGGGGCATATCCCCCATCCAGCGTAGTGCAATAGCTTTTCTAGCCATGAAACAGGTTTCCCTGATTACAATTTGCTCGTAGTGTGTCCATATCTCCTCATCTAGAATGCCGAATAGGCATATTAATGGGGTGACTGGTAATGGTTTACATAGTACTTTGGAAAGAGTTTCAACAACTTCTGTCCAGAATGAGGAAACATAGCTACAAGTCCATATCATGTGCCAAAAGTTTGCTGGAGAAGTAGAGCATCTTAGGCAAGCCGGAGAATTTAGCCTCCCCATTTTATATAAGCGAAGGGGCGTCAAATAGCTTTGGTGGACTATATATAATTGTGTTAATTTATTGTTTACCGATGGAGATACATACCGGTGTGACTCCAGTATTTCTGACTCTATTTCCTCATTTATTTCCGGAATAAGTGCAGACCAGGAGGCTATAGCTTTTAGTGGTGTTCTATGTACCTTAGCATTAATAAGAAAGGAGTAAATTGTGGATATTATTCCTCCGGGACCCTGAGATTTCACAACCCCTATCAGAAGGTAAGATGATAcaggtggtctgggctctggGAACTGGGATTGTAAAGCGTGTCTCAGTTGAAGGTATTTATAGAAGTGTGATATCTGCAGTTGGAATTGGGACTCTAGCTGGGTGTATgatacaaacacattggggcaaatttacttacccggtccattcgcgttccagcggcggcttctccgctctggattcgggtccggccgggatttaataaggtagttcttccgccgtccaccaggtggcgctgctgcgctgaaagtaaactcatcgcgccggaatgcaccgagctggaccaggtgaaggtaagcggtccttatgcgacacattttcggtttttaaatgcggcggtttttccgaatacgtcgggttttcgttcggccacgccccccgatttccgtcgcgcgcatgccagcgccgatgcgccacaatccgatcacgtgcgccaaaatcccggggcaatttaagtacaagcggcgcaaaacggaaatattcgggtaacacgtcgggaaaacgcgaatcgggcccttaataaatgacccccattctctttAAAAACATCGCCTATCGTGCGAAGGCCTAAGGTGTGCCACATATCAGCATCAGGTAATTGTTGGAGCTGAGGCATGCCATTATTGTACCACAGAGGTGTTTCGGCTGGGATCTCGTTAAAAGGACATAAGGCTTTTGCTTCCTTCCATGTCATTTTGGCTACTTTATGTATTGGTAACAATTCTTTCAAACGTCCTGCTCCCTCATGCAATACCAGCCAAAGACATTTAATGTCCAGAAATTCTGCTAATATACGCTCCGGAAGTGAGGGGGGTCCAGGGGATAGCCATCCAGAAAGGTATTTAAGCTGACCTGCTAGATAATATAGGTACAAGTCTGGTAATGCCATACCCCCAAGTGTTTTGGGACGTTGCAGTTTGGCATATTGGAGCTTGGAGCGCGATGAGCCCCAAATAAACGGGATAATCAtagagtctatgggggtcatttactaagggcccgattcgcgttttcccgacgtgttacccgaatatttccgatttgcgccgattgtacctgaattgccccgggtttttggcgcacgcgatcggattgtggcgcatcggggccggcatgcgcgcgacagaaatcgggggggcgtggccgaacgaaaacccgacgtattcggaaaaaccgccgcatttaaaaaccgaaaatgagtcgcttggggagcgctcaccttcaccttctatgggatggtgcattccggggcgttaagattattttcggcgctgcagcgccaccttgttgaacggcggaggaactaccatcttaaatcccagctggacccgaatcctgtgcagagaacgcgccgctggatcgcgaatgggccgggtaagtaaatgtgcccctatgtttttaaaaaatacccTGGGGATCGGATAGAATACATGTTGTAACACGTATAGTGCTTTAGGGAGTATCACCATTTTTACCAGGTTAATTCTACCTGCTACGGAAAGGGGCAGTGACGACCAGACCTTAAATTTATCTCGAAACAGACCCAATAACGGATTAACATTGGCCTCCAAAGTCAGTGAGGGTTGTCTAGTAATTATAATGcctaaatatttaaatttgtCTACTACTGCTAGGTCGTAGATCTGGGGTGGAGATTTCTCAGCTCTCGCATTATTCAGAAACATAAGGTATGATTTACCCCAATTTATGTGTAGCCCTTAAAACCCCCCGAATGTGTCTATCAGTTCTATAGCTCTGGATAAGGAGGTGTCAGGATGTGAAATAAACAGAAGAAGATCATCCGCATATAGGCTGAGACGATCCTGACCCTCCGCATGTGGTATGCCTACATATGTCATGTCTGTGCGTATTTTTATTGCCAGTGGCTCCATGGCTAGAGCAAAAAGAAGGGGCGATAGAGGACAGCCCTGACGAGTGCCCCGGCCTAGAGGGAATAGATCTGACAAGTTATTATTGATGGCTATTCGGGCTCTAGGGAAGCGATACAGGAGGGATACCCATTTTCTAAAATTCATTCCAAACCCAAACTTGGTCAGGACTGCTTGCAGATAGTTCCACTCAACAGAGTCGAAGGCCTTGGCCGCATCTAGTGAGACCAAGGCCCAGTCCTCTTGCCTAGTATAGCCCACTTGGGATATTATTTAGGCTCTCCTCAGATTATCCGAGGTGCTCCTGCCGGGGATAAAACCAGATTGGTCACTGTGTACTAGGGAAGTTACTACTTTATTTAGGCGGGTTGCTAAGATTTTAGTAAGGATTTTATAGTCCATATTCAATAGAGAAATGGGTCTATATGAACCGCAATCTGTAGGATCTTTATCTGGTTTAAGTATAACCACAATAGTGGCATCATAAAAGGAGTCTGGAAGGgtatctttgtcaaatgcagtttGTAATAGAAATAACATAGTAGGGAGTAAATCTTCTTGGTATTTTACccacatttcaagtggtaggccGTCTGGGCCTGACGCCTTGCCTTTAGCCATTTCTGCCAGGGCCTCTTGTAGTTCCTCTAGGGTAAGTTTAGCATCCAGTAAGTCCCGTTGCTCTTGGGATAGGGTGGGGAAGTCTACATCTGTCAGATATCTATCAATCTCCGCGCCTGAGCATGTACTTTTTGAGGTGTACAAGTCTGAATAGAAGTTCACAAAAGCCTCTAGTATCTCAGCGTTAGAGGAGAGTAATGCACCCGAAGGGGCCTTAATTTGAAGAACACACGGGGAGGATGAATTCTGATGGATTATATGAGCCAAGAGACTACTAGATTGATTCCCCAACTCATAATGCTTTTGTTTGTTAAAGAAGGAGCGTCTTTTATCTTTCTCATATAGGCACTGTAGGTATGATCTGCCTGTATTTAACCATAATTGTTTATTCGCCTCAGTGGGTTGTGCAACATAAGAGGCTTCCAAGGAAGCACACAAGTCTCTAAGTCTATATTCTTCCAGTCTAGATTCCCTTTTCACGTTTGTGATTGCTGATTGTAGACACCCTCTGATATAAATTTTGAGGGATTCCCAAAAAAAGGTATGTCCTTCACTCAAGTTATTACTGGCTAAGAAGGCGTTAATCAGGGCCGGTGTGCGATCCGTGATGGGCAATATTGTGAGCCAGAAGGGGTGTATTTTACGGGTTCTAATCCCATTCTGAGAGTTCTGTTCTCTAAATTCTGCAAGAATTGGGGAATGGTCTGAAACAGCACGTGGTAAATGAGATATGGAATACAATAGGGTTGCAGCCTTTGTATTGCCACAAAGATAGTCTATGCGGGATAATGAGTTTCGTCCTATGCTATGACAAGTATACTCGGAGGATGTAGGATGACGCTGCCTCCATAAATCTACCCATCCCATCTCAGTTAAAAATTGCGCAAGTTGCGTAGGGGAGGTGGGGGGAGTGTATGCATCTGCATTAGGGGTATGCCTGTCCAGACATGCATCATGTAGCAAATTAAAGTCACCTAAGCACAGTATTGTGGCGTGTGGGAATTGTGAGGCAAACACCGCAGCTTCATGTAGTACCTGTAGATTATCAGTAGGAGGTTTATAGATACCCAAAATAACAAACTGAGAGCAATTGATATAagcatgtacaaaaatatatcgcCCATCTGGATCCCTTTTAACTAAGCACGGTTCCCATCTAACAGATCTGTGTACTAGTAGAGACACACCACGAGAGTGTGAAGTATGAGTAGAGTGGGCCGACCACTGTATCCAAGCCTTGCTAAGGTACCTTGTTGTGTCAGGGGTCATATGCGTCTCCTGGAGACATATTATAGAACTATTGTGATTCCTGATTAGGTCAAAGACCAAGTTTCGTTTCCGTGCTTCTCCCAGACCTCTCACATTCCATGTGAGAACATTAAACGCCATCACATCACTTATAACTAGGCATGTCAGTAgacaaacaattaaaaaataactGTGAAAATTTTGTAAATTCTAGCAACTGAACTACGCTTGGTTGCTAACACCAACCGTAGCTCTCTAACTCTGCTGTTAAGCACAATAGCACTGGTACGGGGTAGTTCGCGGTAGTAGGTGTTTGTCTCGCGATACTTTCTCCGCCTATCTGGTCAGCTCTCCCCTTCTaactaagtttaaaaataaacatagtaTATATACCACAACCATAATGTACACATGTAATATATAGCAGTCGCTTTTCCCCCTCTCTTTTTTTATGTCTGGCATCCTCTAAGGAGGATTCTGATATTACTTCATATCAGGATCCTTGGGCAAGTTAAACAGTAGATTGTATGAAGAAATACTTCAATGTATAAGGTCAGGTACCTCCATAGTATGACTAACACAATGATAGCATATTAAAAGGGATTTTAACATTCAACGTCTAAATAATTATACTCAGCTTCCTCTATCATTTGCCGAGGGTAAAGAAAGTCCTGAGCAGCACATCAACTTTGTCGATATAACGAGGCGGCCTGCGGATTCTATTAAGCCACTCATCTGCCTCCGATGGTGAAGAAAAGAATGTCACTTTGTCTGCATGTACAATTCTAAGCCGTGCTGGGAACGCCATGGAGTAGGAAATTTGCAATTCTCGCAAGCGCTTCTTTACTCCCAAGAACGAGGCTCTAGATTTTTGGAGTGCAGCAGAAAAATCGGGaaatatggtgatggtggagttTTGAAAGGAGATGTTACCAGCTTGTCTTGCAGCTTTCAGGATAGCGTCCCGGTCCTTGCTGCACAGCACTCTTGCTAACATAGGACGTGGAGGGGCCCCTGGAATCGGTGGTTTCGCCGGTACTCTATGGGCTCGCTCTATGGCGAATATGGTGGACAGTTCAGCTTTCGGCAACATATCACGTATCCATGCTTCTATGAAGCCTATAGGGTCAACACCCTCCGCTCGCTCCGGTAGGCCCAATATGCGCACATTATTTTGCCGGAGGCGATTTTCCAGGTCGTCCGCCTTTTGCGACCATAGTTGCGCTGCTTTCTCTAGGCTGGCTATTTGTGCAGGGACGGGGGCTGCGTCGTCTTCTACCTGAGATATGCGCTGTTCGGTATCCTTCACCCGGTCCCGCAATTTCTGCATATCATGCCGTATAAGACTCACATCTACTCGGATTTCCTCGATCTTGGTGGTGAGTGAGGTGGTAGACAGCTGTATTGCTGAAAGCAGTTGCTCCGACATTTCTTTCAGCGTTAGCTCCGGTTCCGGGTCTGTAGTAGCTGCTGCGTCATCTCCTGCCTCGCGATCAGAGCACGAGGTGCCTGCGCCATCTTGGCCCGGGCCGCGTCTGGCGTATTCTTTAAGCTTTTCCACCGCACTGGAGCCCCGAGACTTGCTCATTTTATGGACACCCGTCCGGGAGGGCTTTCTAGGCTTCGGATAAGGTATGGTTGCGGCAGGATTTCAGCAGGATAATAGGGAAAGAGTAGCTAACCAGCGGAGCTCTTCCTAAGTGCGGCCGCTCATGCAGgaagccaagccacgccccccgactGTCCTATTCTATTGTCCCcagatcatcacaccagcagggggcagtgtgtcctcctatcacttctaggggtgactgtcctataccatggcccccacatcatcacaccagcagggggcagtgtgtcctcctatcacttctaggggtgactgtcctataccatggccccccacatcatcacaccagcagggggcagtgtgtcctcctatcactactaggggtgactgtcctataccatggcccccacatcatcacaccagcagggggcagtgtcctcctatcactgctaggggtgactgtcctacaacatggctcccacatcatcacaccagcagggggcagtgtgtcctcctatcactactaggggtgactgtcctataccatggcccccacctcatcacaccagcagggggcagtgtcctcctatcactgctaggggtg comes from the Engystomops pustulosus chromosome 5, aEngPut4.maternal, whole genome shotgun sequence genome and includes:
- the LOC140133873 gene encoding cathelicidin-6-like isoform X1, whose translation is MWGLSLLLVSAVTLHGCLSDVAETQLHHGRSIEDVIHLYNQREGVTYLYKALDPRPPALLEEEEEPNTKTFTMKETTCLRSEETELSQCNYKPEGEVKVCVLDLDVVDPEDIMCRSLTKILRVRKEKTKGKRKCKDKKGQIKECNPSEQSGNSGALTPIRLRPIT
- the LOC140133873 gene encoding cathelicidin-6-like isoform X2 produces the protein MWGLSLLLVSAVTLHGCLSDVAETQLHHGRSIEDVIHLYNQREGVTYLYKALDPRPPALLEEEEEPNTKTFTMKETTCLRSEETELSQCNYKPEGEVKVCVLDLDVVDPEDIMCRSLTKILRVRKEKTKGKRKLLAGRSGRYKETSGRSGSG